In Burkholderia sp. GAS332, one DNA window encodes the following:
- a CDS encoding Transposase DDE domain-containing protein (non-canonical start codon;~manually curated), which yields MPASSQLLAEFSDFLFDPALAERVRRSPTAFTRNRILTLPRIAALMMSGMRTSVQAELDGLFGALRGQTVRTRAVSAQAFSKARRGLSAELFELARARLIELAQPYIDSMRWNGLRLVAADGSRLRVGTREGHDLRADHYAFALFLPGPELTLHAALHPADGSERQMLFEALDVLQPHTDLLLLDRGYLGNMMVAALAQREIPFCLRVDARAWTCVTAFARSGEAERIVTLAAPNEQDALDYELVRTPTTVRLIRDVTPGGRVRVLMTSLLDRQRYPAATFGALYHQRWRIEEAFKRLKHRLRLEAVTGLDYLALQQDFGAKTVADNLCTLLSDLDDASHDDAPASRPDRVYALGALKPILGACLLRIEHCLNLLPKVMPAIHQARCRIQPSRSYPRPPRKAKPHHHLAYKLA from the coding sequence ATACCAGCGTCTTCCCAACTCCTGGCTGAGTTCTCCGATTTCCTGTTCGATCCGGCGCTCGCTGAGCGTGTTCGCCGTTCTCCCACTGCCTTTACCCGCAATCGCATCCTGACGCTGCCACGCATAGCAGCGTTGATGATGTCGGGCATGCGCACGAGCGTGCAGGCCGAGCTCGATGGGCTGTTTGGCGCGTTGCGCGGGCAAACGGTGCGCACCCGGGCGGTAAGTGCACAGGCCTTCAGCAAGGCGCGCCGCGGCCTGTCGGCCGAGCTGTTCGAACTGGCCCGCGCGCGCCTGATCGAGCTGGCCCAACCCTACATTGATTCGATGCGCTGGAATGGCCTGAGGCTGGTCGCAGCCGACGGTAGCCGTCTGCGGGTAGGCACGCGCGAAGGCCATGATCTGCGCGCCGACCACTACGCATTTGCGCTGTTCCTGCCGGGGCCCGAACTGACCCTGCACGCCGCGCTTCATCCGGCCGACGGCTCCGAGCGGCAGATGCTGTTCGAAGCGCTGGACGTACTGCAACCGCACACCGATCTGCTGCTGCTCGATCGCGGCTATCTCGGCAACATGATGGTGGCCGCGCTGGCGCAGCGCGAGATCCCGTTCTGTCTGCGCGTGGATGCACGCGCCTGGACGTGCGTCACCGCCTTTGCGCGCAGTGGCGAGGCTGAGCGAATCGTGACACTGGCCGCGCCCAATGAACAGGACGCCCTTGACTATGAACTGGTGCGCACGCCCACCACGGTGCGCCTGATCCGCGATGTCACTCCTGGCGGACGTGTTCGCGTGCTGATGACCTCGCTGCTCGATCGCCAGCGCTATCCGGCTGCCACCTTCGGGGCGCTCTATCATCAGCGCTGGCGCATCGAGGAAGCGTTCAAACGGCTCAAGCACCGGCTGCGGCTGGAGGCCGTCACGGGGCTGGACTACCTGGCGCTGCAGCAGGACTTCGGCGCAAAAACCGTCGCCGACAACCTGTGCACACTGCTCAGCGATCTCGACGATGCGTCTCACGATGACGCACCTGCCAGCCGTCCTGACCGTGTTTATGCGCTGGGTGCCCTCAAGCCGATCCTCGGCGCGTGCCTGCTACGGATTGAACACTGCCTGAACCTGCTGCCCAAAGTCATGCCGGCCATCCACCAGGCCCGATGTCGTATCCAGCCCTCGCGCTCTTACCCACGACCGCCCAGAAAAGCCAAGCCCCATCACCATCTCGCGTACAAGCTTGCTTGA